The sequence below is a genomic window from Candidatus Aegiribacteria sp..
CGGCAACGAAATAAGGATCGAAGATTCCCATATTGGATGAACCGCCAAGTGTTTCATACTCCGGGCCGTCCACAAGAACTTTCTGCCCCTTGTAGGGACCGGTCTTCAGTTCAAAGTCCTCGATAGCCTTGGCACAGGCCATAGTGCATCCGAGCCAGCATCCATCAGGTTTGCCTTTTGTAAAGTATTTTCTGAAGATATCGGAGCTGATTTTCGGAGTGTCTTCATGCTTTCCATAGCGGTAGTTCATAACAGGGAGGAGATCGTAAGCATCCATTATCTCAACGAGGTGGGCGGTTCCCACTCCCCGCATGTCGCACTGCTCCTCGTCATACTTTATCATTTCCTTAGTTATCCTCATGCCGGCTTTTCTTATCATTTCGGCATCGAAGGGCTGATTGGGGTCGTCCGCCATTGTTATTGCCCCGGTGGGGCATATTTCAGCGCAGGCTCCGCATCCAACGCAGTGAGGTTGCTCGGAATCGTAGGGCATTCGAACTGCCCTATCAGCGCCCCTGTTCGTGAAGTTAATGATATTTTCCCAGATTCCCTGCTCGCAGATTCTCATGCAGAGGCCGCACAGAATGCAGGCATTGGGATTCAGATCGACGGCGGGGTGTTGATAGCGGGCTTTCTTAATCCCGGCATTCTTCGCAAGATCTTTGATTACCTGTACGTTGGGCCACCTGGAGAGCATCATCTCCAGAGTGATTTTCCTGTTCCTGAGCACTTTTTCAGAAGAGGTGTAAACTTTGATTGGTATTCTAACAGGATAATTACACGAAGTAACAAGCTTCGTTTTTCTTCCGTCATCAACTTCCACAATGCAGAGCCTGCATGCTGCATACGGCTCTACCAGTTCGCTGTTGCAGAGGGCAGGAATGTATACATCGATACTTTGAGCTGCTTCCAGAATAGTTGTATCTTTCTCAACCGAGATTGATTTTCCATTTATTTCGATTGTTATCATTTCTCTGTCAGCCATTACAGCACCTCCACCGCGTTGAAGTTGCATACTTCTCTGCAGACCCCGCAACGTATACATTTCTCCTGATCTATCACATGTGGCTCTTTCAAGTTGCCTCTGATCGCGCCTGCAGGGCAGTTTCTGGCACAGATAGTGCAGCCGGTACAGTTCTCCGCGTTAAT
It includes:
- a CDS encoding (2Fe-2S)-binding protein, with the translated sequence MADREMITIEINGKSISVEKDTTILEAAQSIDVYIPALCNSELVEPYAACRLCIVEVDDGRKTKLVTSCNYPVRIPIKVYTSSEKVLRNRKITLEMMLSRWPNVQVIKDLAKNAGIKKARYQHPAVDLNPNACILCGLCMRICEQGIWENIINFTNRGADRAVRMPYDSEQPHCVGCGACAEICPTGAITMADDPNQPFDAEMIRKAGMRITKEMIKYDEEQCDMRGVGTAHLVEIMDAYDLLPVMNYRYGKHEDTPKISSDIFRKYFTKGKPDGCWLGCTMACAKAIEDFELKTGPYKGQKVLVDGPEYETLGGSSNMGIFDPYFVA